From one Pedobacter faecalis genomic stretch:
- a CDS encoding glycoside hydrolase domain-containing protein, translating to MKHSLLFLMGLFALNAFSQQPQPAKHTGNYTSQVNVFLGSSGDHGQLSPAASYPFSMLSIGPQTYPHTHTGYEHNAKQFLGFTHNRFEGVGCMGSGGNLFIKPFLGKYQEDERLMKVKESASPGYYSVGFSNGIHAEMTVMANQGMHRYTMPKGEKGFYIDLGYAFNGGFLAEEHKIDGNKITGFINSKTTCGAGAYRVYYEVLFTKPVRFESLTERKLLVLAGAEDEEIGIRVSFSSTGVAYAQRAQSTADFYALKKQSDAGWEKHLGRIEVKGDAEREKLFYSLLYRTIQSPYQISEADGAYKAIDGSTQKATNMMYNGWAIWDNYRTQLPLLSLAYPERFQDVAVSIANLYKYGKKDYATKNEPSPTVRTEHAVVVILDALRKGHKINTKQITDSLIKEVDGLDYGQPDKALEASYDAWALSEILRLQGNKELSAKYLAKAMEYKNYWNKDFKDITRSDVDRMQARKLYQGTIWQYRWFVPFDVKGLIDLIGGEQTYIEQLDYFFKNDLYNHANEPDLQVPLMYNATPQAWKSQKLMRNYAVDTVVQYYFNDNSRGIDPFVDRIYQNKPQAYVRTMDDDAGAMSAWFVLTATGISPACVGHPVYYLNVPLFRSVKFSWPKGKSLDIEVENFSERNMYIREVRLNGKVLGRNWLSHDEIIAGGKLVIVATDEPQENKNIWVTDVNAR from the coding sequence ATGAAACATTCTTTACTTTTTCTCATGGGGCTATTTGCCCTGAATGCTTTTTCACAGCAACCTCAGCCTGCTAAACATACCGGCAATTATACATCACAAGTCAATGTCTTTCTAGGCAGTTCGGGCGATCACGGACAACTTTCGCCCGCGGCAAGCTATCCTTTCAGTATGCTCAGCATTGGTCCGCAAACCTATCCGCATACACATACCGGCTATGAGCATAATGCCAAACAGTTTTTGGGTTTTACGCACAATCGTTTCGAGGGTGTGGGCTGTATGGGCAGTGGGGGTAATCTGTTTATTAAGCCGTTCCTGGGCAAATATCAGGAAGACGAACGCCTGATGAAGGTTAAAGAAAGCGCTTCCCCGGGTTATTACAGTGTGGGTTTCAGCAACGGCATCCATGCAGAAATGACCGTTATGGCCAATCAGGGCATGCACCGCTATACGATGCCGAAGGGCGAAAAAGGATTTTATATCGATCTGGGTTACGCCTTTAACGGAGGTTTTCTGGCGGAGGAACATAAGATCGACGGAAATAAGATCACTGGATTCATAAACTCCAAAACCACTTGCGGTGCTGGGGCGTACCGGGTTTACTACGAAGTGTTATTTACCAAACCGGTCAGGTTTGAAAGTCTGACCGAGCGCAAACTGCTGGTTCTCGCAGGTGCGGAGGATGAAGAGATTGGTATTAGGGTCAGCTTCTCATCTACTGGTGTGGCCTATGCACAGCGCGCGCAAAGCACCGCCGATTTTTATGCACTGAAAAAGCAGAGTGACGCAGGCTGGGAAAAACACCTGGGCCGGATTGAGGTAAAGGGCGATGCCGAAAGGGAAAAATTATTCTACTCGCTGCTGTACCGTACGATACAGTCGCCCTACCAAATCTCGGAGGCCGATGGTGCATATAAAGCTATAGACGGGTCGACACAAAAGGCGACAAACATGATGTACAACGGCTGGGCCATATGGGACAACTACCGTACACAACTGCCGTTGCTGTCGCTCGCTTACCCCGAAAGGTTTCAGGATGTGGCGGTGTCTATCGCAAACCTGTACAAGTACGGCAAGAAGGACTACGCCACGAAGAACGAACCGTCGCCTACAGTGCGTACAGAGCATGCGGTGGTTGTGATCCTGGATGCGTTGCGTAAAGGACATAAGATCAACACCAAACAAATCACCGATTCCCTAATTAAAGAAGTTGACGGACTCGATTATGGTCAGCCCGACAAAGCACTCGAGGCTTCTTACGATGCCTGGGCGCTGTCGGAAATCCTTAGACTGCAAGGCAATAAAGAGCTTTCGGCCAAGTACCTCGCTAAAGCGATGGAGTATAAAAATTACTGGAATAAAGACTTTAAAGACATTACACGTTCGGATGTAGACCGCATGCAGGCGCGCAAACTATACCAGGGCACCATTTGGCAGTACCGCTGGTTCGTGCCTTTTGATGTAAAGGGGCTGATCGATCTGATTGGCGGTGAACAGACCTATATCGAGCAGTTGGACTACTTCTTTAAAAATGACCTGTATAATCACGCCAATGAGCCCGACTTGCAGGTTCCGTTGATGTACAACGCTACGCCGCAGGCCTGGAAATCGCAGAAGCTGATGCGCAATTATGCGGTAGACACGGTGGTGCAGTATTATTTTAACGACAACAGCCGGGGCATAGATCCGTTTGTAGATCGTATTTATCAGAACAAGCCGCAGGCTTACGTGCGCACGATGGACGACGATGCGGGAGCTATGTCGGCCTGGTTCGTGCTTACCGCTACGGGTATTTCACCAGCTTGTGTAGGGCATCCGGTTTACTACCTCAATGTGCCTTTGTTCCGCTCGGTGAAGTTCAGCTGGCCTAAGGGCAAATCGCTCGACATAGAGGTAGAAAACTTTTCGGAACGCAATATGTATATCCGCGAGGTGCGGCTGAACGGCAAGGTGCTGGGGCGCAACTGGCTCAGTCACGATGAGATCATAGCGGGCGGCAAGCTTGTTATTGTGGCTACCGATGAGCCTCAGGAAAATAAAAATATTTGGGTCACCGATGTGAATGCCAGATAA
- a CDS encoding glycoside hydrolase family 43 protein codes for MKKIALALCMAGLSFSLSAQQAEKKTAGNPVFPGWYADPEAAIFGKQYWIYPTYSARYEEQIFMDAYSSKDLVNWTKHPRILEKESIKWANKAMWAPSITKKGNKYYLFFGANDIQNNKELGGIGVAVSNKPNGPFKDHIGKPLIDAFHNGAQPIDQYVFKDKDGQYYMYYGGWRHCNVVKLSKDFKSIVPFPDGTMYKEITPKGYVEGPFMFIRDGKYYFMWSEGGWTGPDYSVAYAIADSPFGPFNRVDKILKQDPAIATGAGHHSVIQHPKTKDYYIVYHRRPLGETNGNHRVTCIDKMEFDENGLIKPVKITFEGVTANPL; via the coding sequence ATGAAAAAAATTGCACTTGCACTTTGTATGGCGGGTTTAAGTTTTTCACTTTCTGCCCAGCAGGCAGAGAAAAAAACTGCGGGAAACCCGGTATTTCCAGGATGGTATGCTGACCCTGAGGCGGCTATCTTTGGAAAACAATACTGGATCTACCCCACCTACTCTGCCCGCTACGAGGAACAGATCTTTATGGATGCTTACAGCTCTAAGGACCTTGTGAACTGGACCAAACACCCGAGAATTCTGGAAAAGGAAAGTATAAAATGGGCCAACAAAGCCATGTGGGCGCCATCGATCACTAAAAAAGGCAATAAATACTACCTCTTTTTCGGCGCCAACGACATTCAGAACAACAAGGAGCTGGGCGGTATCGGCGTAGCGGTGTCTAACAAACCGAATGGTCCGTTTAAAGATCATATCGGCAAGCCGCTGATTGATGCTTTTCATAATGGCGCGCAGCCTATCGACCAGTATGTTTTCAAAGACAAAGACGGTCAGTACTATATGTACTATGGCGGTTGGAGACACTGCAACGTAGTGAAGTTGAGCAAAGACTTTAAGAGCATTGTGCCATTCCCTGACGGAACAATGTATAAAGAGATTACGCCAAAAGGCTATGTAGAAGGTCCGTTTATGTTTATCCGCGACGGAAAATACTACTTCATGTGGTCTGAAGGCGGCTGGACAGGACCCGATTATTCTGTAGCTTATGCGATTGCCGATTCGCCGTTCGGACCTTTTAACCGCGTGGATAAAATCTTAAAGCAAGACCCTGCTATTGCCACAGGTGCTGGTCACCATTCGGTGATACAACATCCTAAGACGAAGGATTATTATATCGTTTATCACCGCAGGCCACTTGGCGAAACCAATGGTAATCATCGTGTTACTTGTATAGATAAAATGGAATTTGACGAGAACGGCTTGATTAAACCGGTGAAGATCACCTTTGAGGGGGTTACGGCTAATCCGCTTTAA